Proteins from a genomic interval of Rubinisphaera italica:
- a CDS encoding bL17 family ribosomal protein — protein MRHRVRGRHLGRTSSHRKAMFRNMACSLIRSVRADPEEYGSPKVAGRIITTVAKAKELRPQVEKLITLARKSLPIQRKADELGTSAERNSEQWRNWRKSEGWQEWNQAQAPVLAMRRKAYSVLRDNEAVDILFSDLAETFEERQGGYTRIVKLAKPRLGDAGPQALIEFVGVRDRVSTKGSAPVVVTDDEEAVAEEQTEEPASEEAVAEETATAESEESTEESSEEKPE, from the coding sequence ATGAGACATCGCGTACGTGGACGCCATTTGGGGCGAACTTCATCTCATCGCAAGGCTATGTTCCGTAATATGGCATGCAGCCTGATCCGATCTGTCCGTGCCGATCCGGAAGAATATGGTTCACCAAAAGTTGCAGGTCGTATTATTACGACTGTTGCCAAGGCAAAAGAACTTCGCCCGCAGGTTGAAAAGCTGATCACATTGGCTCGTAAGTCTTTGCCGATACAGCGTAAAGCAGACGAGCTGGGAACTTCAGCAGAACGCAATTCCGAACAATGGCGCAACTGGCGGAAGTCTGAAGGCTGGCAGGAATGGAACCAGGCACAGGCGCCTGTCCTGGCCATGCGGCGTAAAGCTTATTCGGTTCTGCGAGACAACGAAGCTGTCGATATTCTGTTCAGCGATCTGGCTGAAACATTTGAAGAACGACAAGGCGGATACACCCGCATCGTCAAGCTGGCCAAACCTCGTCTGGGTGACGCTGGTCCACAGGCGTTGATTGAGTTTGTTGGCGTTCGCGATCGGGTTTCCACAAAAGGTTCAGCTCCTGTAGTCGTGACAGATGACGAAGAAGCTGTTGCAGAAGAGCAGACCGAAGAACCAGCCAGCGAGGAAGCAGTGGCTGAAGAAACGGCGACAGCTGAATCCGAAGAGTCAACCGAAGAAAGTTCGGAAGAGAAGCCCGAGTAG
- a CDS encoding carbon storage regulator: protein MLVLSRKSGEKIRIGDDVAITVVRIGPNTVRLGIEAPRDMSILREELCEADAQKRDDEQKDSSAIAG, encoded by the coding sequence ATGCTAGTACTCTCAAGGAAGTCAGGCGAGAAAATCCGTATTGGTGACGATGTTGCAATCACTGTTGTTCGCATCGGTCCCAACACAGTTCGCCTCGGGATTGAAGCACCACGTGACATGAGCATCCTGCGCGAAGAACTCTGCGAAGCCGACGCTCAAAAGCGAGATGATGAACAGAAAGACTCGTCCGCTATTGCCGGTTAA
- the cobA gene encoding uroporphyrinogen-III C-methyltransferase has translation MPPKTGKVYLVGGGPGDPGLISLKGLECLRKADFILYDGLVNPLLLRHTSAQAERTARADSSGKRTLQQEQINQRLIEEAKLGKIVVRLKGGDPYIFGRGSEEAEALAAENIEFEVVPGITAATAAAEYAGFSLTHRDYASAVCLITGHEDPTKPSTALDYNLLAKFPGTLVFYMGLHRLPEIAEALIREGMSASIPAAIITKASTPFQRVVTDELTKLPQRVLEEELSPPSLIIVGECVRMRERIHWFENKPLLGKRIGITRPSGQAEPQIQKTVSLGADPVLMPLIEITKPESNAELDQKIQSLNHYEWILFTSANGVQHFFERVWELGLDSRLLYRTKIACIGSSTAESLGAYRLRADLIPDDYCSESLAKALIQTTPEKPVLWARANRGRDVISEELKSAGIQLDEVVAYHHQDTTAFSEQTQLLIETGQLDWIGLSSPAIARQLAKLIPEKAREHLGKKIKLAAISPITAQAAEGAGLPINAIATKFTWDGIFDAIQIAERQ, from the coding sequence ATGCCACCAAAGACAGGAAAGGTCTATTTAGTTGGAGGAGGACCAGGGGATCCCGGATTGATTTCGCTCAAAGGATTGGAATGTCTGCGAAAAGCGGATTTCATACTTTATGATGGACTCGTCAATCCACTGCTCCTCAGGCACACCTCTGCTCAAGCCGAGCGAACGGCTCGAGCCGATAGCTCGGGAAAACGGACACTCCAACAGGAACAGATTAATCAGCGACTCATCGAAGAGGCCAAACTCGGCAAAATCGTTGTCCGCCTCAAAGGGGGCGATCCCTATATCTTTGGTCGAGGTAGCGAAGAAGCCGAAGCGTTGGCAGCCGAGAACATAGAGTTTGAAGTTGTCCCCGGAATCACAGCGGCAACTGCAGCTGCTGAGTATGCCGGTTTTTCGCTGACACATCGCGATTACGCCTCAGCAGTCTGTCTGATTACCGGGCACGAAGACCCCACAAAGCCATCGACTGCACTGGATTACAATCTACTCGCAAAGTTTCCCGGCACACTCGTTTTTTACATGGGTCTTCATCGCCTGCCGGAAATCGCAGAGGCATTGATTCGCGAAGGAATGTCAGCCAGTATTCCCGCTGCGATTATTACCAAAGCCTCGACTCCGTTTCAGAGAGTCGTAACCGATGAACTAACCAAGCTCCCCCAACGTGTACTCGAAGAAGAATTGAGCCCCCCTTCTCTGATTATTGTTGGGGAATGCGTTCGGATGCGAGAACGGATTCACTGGTTTGAAAACAAGCCATTACTCGGAAAACGGATCGGTATTACCCGCCCCTCAGGACAAGCCGAGCCACAAATTCAAAAGACGGTTTCTCTTGGTGCCGATCCTGTTTTAATGCCTCTCATTGAAATCACAAAACCGGAAAGCAATGCCGAACTGGATCAAAAAATCCAGTCGCTGAATCACTACGAATGGATTCTTTTCACTTCCGCAAACGGCGTGCAGCACTTTTTTGAACGCGTCTGGGAACTCGGGTTAGACTCCCGACTGCTCTACCGGACTAAAATTGCCTGCATCGGCTCATCAACTGCAGAATCCTTAGGGGCCTACCGACTACGAGCCGACCTCATTCCTGACGATTATTGCTCAGAATCGCTAGCAAAAGCATTAATCCAGACAACTCCTGAGAAGCCCGTCTTATGGGCTCGGGCCAATCGCGGGCGGGACGTCATCTCTGAAGAACTCAAATCAGCGGGGATTCAACTTGATGAAGTCGTCGCTTACCACCATCAGGATACAACAGCGTTTTCAGAACAAACTCAGCTACTGATCGAAACTGGCCAACTCGACTGGATCGGCCTGAGCAGCCCGGCTATTGCCCGCCAACTGGCAAAATTGATACCAGAAAAAGCACGGGAGCATCTCGGAAAGAAAATCAAACTCGCCGCCATCAGCCCCATCACTGCTCAAGCAGCAGAAGGAGCTGGCCTGCCGATAAATGCCATAGCCACCAAGTTCACCTGGGATGGCATCTTCGATGCAATTCAAATTGCAGAAAGACAATAG
- a CDS encoding NAD(P)/FAD-dependent oxidoreductase has translation MGSGISGLTCAKILQPHHQITVFEAADYVGGHTHTIDVETSRGTVGIDTGFIVYNERTYPNFIRLIESLNVETQETRMGFSVRCHETDFEYNGESLGGLIADKRNLIRPRFYRMLWDLTRFYRDAAEYLQSTVKSDHTSSELTVAEFARQHRYSQSFIKYHLLPMGAAIWSCNVKSFGEFPFRFVAEFYQNHGLIQVSNRPMWRVIRGGSYRYVEKLTEAFMDRIRLKTPVQSVVRNPGHLLVTTSEGVEKYDHVILACHSDTALKIVQEPDEIEREILSDLPYTANTAVLHTDISILPRRRKNWASWNYALYPDYDDVPTLTYNMNILQSLNLEETYCVTLNSSDKIDPDLILGTYQYDHPVFTTKRERAQKRHGEMIGRNGLSYCGAYWRNGFHEDGVISGMAVCQQWGLNPGWILP, from the coding sequence GTGGGCTCTGGAATCTCGGGATTGACTTGCGCAAAGATTCTACAGCCGCATCATCAAATTACGGTTTTTGAAGCTGCAGACTACGTGGGAGGTCATACTCACACGATTGATGTCGAGACGTCTCGGGGAACCGTTGGGATCGATACGGGATTCATCGTTTATAACGAACGGACTTATCCCAATTTTATCAGATTGATTGAATCACTGAATGTAGAGACGCAGGAGACGCGGATGGGTTTCAGTGTCCGCTGTCACGAGACGGACTTTGAGTATAATGGGGAATCCCTTGGTGGTTTGATTGCAGACAAGCGAAATCTAATTCGTCCCCGGTTTTATCGTATGCTTTGGGATCTAACCCGGTTTTATCGAGATGCCGCGGAGTATTTGCAGAGTACGGTAAAGTCTGATCATACAAGTAGCGAGTTGACCGTCGCCGAATTCGCCCGACAACATCGATACTCGCAGTCGTTTATCAAGTATCATCTGCTTCCGATGGGGGCAGCGATCTGGTCCTGTAATGTGAAATCATTTGGCGAGTTTCCGTTTCGATTTGTCGCAGAGTTTTATCAGAATCACGGCTTGATTCAGGTGTCCAATCGTCCGATGTGGCGGGTTATTCGGGGAGGCTCCTATCGATATGTGGAGAAACTCACTGAAGCATTTATGGATCGCATCCGCTTGAAGACTCCAGTTCAGTCTGTGGTTCGCAATCCGGGTCATCTTCTGGTGACGACTTCCGAGGGAGTTGAGAAGTATGACCATGTCATACTGGCATGCCACAGTGATACGGCATTGAAAATCGTTCAGGAACCTGATGAGATTGAACGTGAAATTCTGTCCGATTTGCCTTACACCGCAAACACGGCTGTGTTGCATACAGATATTTCCATTCTTCCAAGACGACGTAAAAACTGGGCGAGCTGGAATTATGCTCTGTATCCTGACTATGACGATGTGCCGACCCTGACGTACAATATGAATATCTTGCAGTCGCTGAACCTGGAAGAAACATACTGCGTAACACTCAACTCGAGTGACAAAATTGATCCAGATCTCATCCTGGGTACATATCAATACGACCACCCCGTTTTCACTACGAAACGTGAACGGGCTCAAAAACGGCATGGAGAAATGATTGGCCGAAATGGACTTTCATATTGCGGCGCTTACTGGCGGAATGGGTTTCATGAAGATGGCGTTATCAGTGGAATGGCGGTCTGTCAACAATGGGGCTTGAATCCTGGCTGGATCCTTCCTTAG
- a CDS encoding tetratricopeptide repeat protein, whose translation MIRSSLLAILFITTCTLIVYANAFSGEFFQDDFHTLLGDYSLHLYLWPPSNVFTDNLNTRGFTMWTFAVNDALSGSTAFSFHIGNVLIHLLSSLLVYWVVRQSMTLYCARKNSKTADPTSTAKVEEKSAWTALIASVLFAVHPIHIQAVTYLSQRSEALMGLLFLGTIATLIQAYQSRDQIEWKWFWLTLSLLCCLLGMRSKEAMVVAPLLVLWYDRIFLNDNWKSLCKSHGFYYAILWSTLIFNSSWQAMLPSLDSPTTQFSQATSSSAESSENSISVANSSGDSSQDLFVQRGARLSRWEYFQTQPPIILTYVRLVFWPSDLCFDRGHLQPPAPWIFWSCAGVLTVVFLLFLVAIFKAPIWGFLGAWFYINLGPRSSFIALENPYFEYRMYLPILSILIPLALGLFCLAGKLQNRNLSRGTILSLFLVVTAVPLMAVTHLRNRIFSDPVLLWSDTVAKAPECGRAYTNLTRALLLTHQPEDELKAVSIGEKAIRLNSGSGKAFNIYGLALQRTGQAEKAIEPYQKAIALEPKLMHPYLNLGNIYSKTDPQKALDYYTEAMKLAPDDPAVQTNYATTMLFNNVEVAKAEQMLIDLAGSRPTHIDSRLNLGLYYANQGRYREGIGWGEKVLIINPTHQSAIELIKFCQQKLTQPNP comes from the coding sequence ATGATTCGCTCTTCGCTTCTGGCAATTTTGTTCATCACGACCTGCACACTCATCGTTTACGCAAATGCCTTTTCCGGTGAGTTTTTCCAGGATGACTTCCACACGCTTCTGGGGGACTACTCACTTCACCTCTATCTCTGGCCGCCGAGCAATGTTTTTACAGACAATCTCAATACCCGCGGCTTCACCATGTGGACGTTTGCCGTCAATGATGCCCTGTCTGGCTCAACCGCTTTCAGTTTTCACATCGGAAATGTGCTCATCCACCTTCTGAGCAGCCTGCTGGTTTATTGGGTCGTTCGCCAGAGCATGACTCTTTACTGTGCGCGAAAAAATTCCAAAACTGCTGACCCAACCTCGACTGCAAAGGTGGAGGAGAAATCAGCCTGGACGGCATTGATTGCCTCGGTACTATTCGCAGTACATCCCATTCACATCCAGGCTGTCACTTATCTTTCTCAACGTAGCGAAGCACTGATGGGCTTGCTGTTTCTGGGGACAATCGCGACTTTGATTCAAGCCTATCAAAGTCGCGATCAGATTGAATGGAAATGGTTCTGGCTCACCCTTTCGCTCCTCTGCTGCCTGCTCGGCATGCGATCCAAAGAAGCAATGGTCGTGGCTCCTTTGCTCGTGCTGTGGTACGACCGGATTTTTCTGAATGATAACTGGAAATCTCTCTGCAAAAGCCATGGCTTTTATTATGCCATCCTGTGGTCAACCTTAATTTTCAATAGCAGCTGGCAAGCGATGCTGCCCTCTCTGGATTCACCGACAACCCAATTTTCACAAGCGACCAGCAGTTCGGCAGAGAGTTCCGAAAACTCAATCTCAGTGGCAAACTCCTCAGGCGATTCCAGCCAGGATCTGTTCGTGCAAAGAGGAGCCCGCCTGAGTCGCTGGGAATATTTCCAAACCCAGCCTCCAATAATCCTCACCTATGTCAGGCTCGTTTTTTGGCCGAGTGATCTTTGTTTTGACCGCGGACATCTTCAGCCGCCTGCGCCCTGGATTTTCTGGAGTTGTGCAGGAGTACTGACCGTGGTCTTTCTGCTGTTTTTAGTTGCGATCTTCAAAGCCCCGATCTGGGGATTTCTGGGAGCCTGGTTCTATATCAATCTGGGACCGCGCAGCAGTTTCATTGCCTTGGAGAATCCTTATTTTGAATACCGGATGTATCTGCCAATATTGTCAATACTTATCCCACTGGCACTTGGGCTGTTTTGTCTGGCGGGAAAACTTCAAAACCGAAATCTTTCCCGAGGAACAATATTGTCACTTTTCCTGGTAGTGACTGCAGTCCCATTGATGGCAGTGACACACTTGAGGAACAGGATTTTTTCGGACCCTGTTTTGCTCTGGAGCGATACCGTTGCCAAGGCTCCTGAATGTGGTCGGGCCTACACAAATTTGACGCGGGCGTTGCTACTGACTCATCAACCGGAGGATGAGCTTAAAGCGGTTTCCATCGGAGAAAAAGCGATTCGATTAAACTCTGGTTCGGGGAAGGCGTTTAATATTTATGGCCTGGCTCTACAGCGGACAGGACAAGCAGAAAAAGCGATCGAGCCTTATCAGAAAGCGATCGCCCTGGAGCCTAAGCTGATGCATCCGTATCTGAATCTGGGCAATATTTACAGCAAAACCGATCCCCAAAAAGCTCTGGACTATTATACGGAAGCAATGAAGCTGGCCCCAGACGACCCAGCCGTGCAGACGAATTACGCAACGACCATGTTGTTTAACAACGTAGAGGTCGCGAAAGCAGAACAAATGCTGATTGATCTTGCAGGCAGTCGCCCCACGCATATCGACTCTCGGCTCAACCTCGGCTTGTATTATGCCAATCAGGGCCGGTATCGCGAAGGAATTGGCTGGGGAGAAAAGGTTCTAATCATCAACCCAACGCACCAGTCAGCAATCGAGCTGATCAAATTCTGTCAACAGAAGTTGACCCAGCCGAATCCTTAG
- the ilvB gene encoding biosynthetic-type acetolactate synthase large subunit, translated as MAIAEEKSTKQAQMNGAEIMIQALIHQQTKYVFAYPGGASMPLHQALRKYRDEIRTILPRHEQGGAFAAQGVSRSTDNEIGVCMATSGPGATNLVTSIADAKLDSVPLIAITGQVPQSVIGSDAFQETPMVEVCRAITKHHYMITNINDVARIVKEAFHVASTGRPGPVLIDFPKDVQLDSIPADEVDFDPPMNLPGYKPEVPDVATEQINQIIAAIRRSKKPILYVGGGCILSGAADELLKFAEKAQIPVTMTVMGLGTFPGTHDLSLHMLGMHGTVYANLAIDEADLLLAFGVRFDDRVTGKLDEFAKHGKIVHVDVDPSEIHKNKEAHIPVVGDVKQVLHSLNASLKDSDIPDTAEWHKKIKGWKEQYPLAYADYDTEIPQQYAIETLWKMTRDRSPYLSVGVGQHQMWSAQYFKFDKPKHWLCSSGLGTMGFGLPSAMGVAAAHPDELVIDIDGDGSFQMNIQELATLVCEDLPVKMLLLNNQHLGMVVQWEDRFMEGRRAHTYLGPVHKPEALGDGDGIVGEEIYPDFITIAKGYGIAGQRVREKKDLEAAITEMINYDGPYLLEVICPYQEHVLPMIPGGKTVRDIIIK; from the coding sequence GTGGCAATTGCAGAAGAAAAATCGACCAAACAGGCCCAGATGAATGGGGCCGAAATCATGATTCAGGCATTGATTCACCAGCAGACCAAATACGTATTCGCCTATCCGGGCGGGGCCAGCATGCCCTTGCATCAGGCTTTACGGAAGTATCGCGATGAAATTCGCACGATTCTTCCCCGCCACGAACAGGGTGGGGCTTTTGCGGCTCAAGGTGTGTCCCGTTCGACCGATAACGAGATCGGCGTTTGCATGGCAACCAGTGGTCCCGGGGCAACAAACCTCGTGACGTCCATTGCCGATGCCAAGCTCGATAGCGTCCCGCTGATCGCAATTACGGGTCAGGTTCCTCAAAGCGTCATCGGGAGCGATGCGTTCCAGGAAACGCCGATGGTGGAGGTTTGTCGGGCGATCACGAAGCATCATTATATGATTACGAACATCAATGATGTGGCTCGCATCGTCAAAGAAGCTTTTCACGTGGCCAGTACCGGCCGGCCCGGTCCTGTACTGATTGACTTCCCGAAAGATGTTCAGCTCGATTCGATTCCAGCTGATGAAGTTGATTTCGATCCGCCAATGAATTTGCCTGGTTACAAACCGGAAGTGCCCGATGTGGCGACCGAGCAGATCAATCAGATCATTGCCGCGATTCGCCGCTCTAAGAAGCCAATCCTGTATGTTGGTGGTGGCTGTATTCTATCTGGAGCAGCCGACGAGTTGCTGAAATTTGCCGAGAAGGCACAAATTCCTGTCACTATGACTGTTATGGGCCTGGGAACATTTCCGGGAACTCACGATCTTTCCCTGCACATGCTCGGAATGCACGGCACCGTGTATGCCAATCTGGCCATCGATGAAGCCGACTTGTTACTGGCGTTCGGCGTTCGGTTTGATGATCGCGTGACCGGGAAACTCGACGAGTTTGCCAAGCACGGTAAAATCGTGCATGTCGATGTCGACCCTTCCGAGATCCACAAAAACAAAGAAGCTCACATTCCTGTTGTTGGCGATGTTAAGCAGGTCCTGCACAGCCTGAATGCTTCGTTGAAGGATTCGGATATTCCAGACACTGCGGAATGGCACAAAAAGATTAAGGGCTGGAAAGAACAGTACCCACTAGCCTATGCCGATTACGATACCGAAATTCCGCAGCAGTATGCGATTGAAACATTGTGGAAGATGACTCGGGATCGAAGCCCTTATCTGAGCGTTGGTGTTGGCCAGCATCAGATGTGGTCTGCTCAATACTTCAAGTTCGACAAGCCTAAGCACTGGCTCTGCTCCTCAGGATTGGGAACGATGGGTTTCGGCCTGCCTTCAGCCATGGGGGTTGCTGCTGCTCATCCGGATGAACTTGTTATCGATATTGATGGCGATGGCTCCTTCCAAATGAATATCCAGGAACTCGCGACCCTGGTATGTGAAGATCTGCCTGTCAAAATGCTGTTGCTCAATAATCAGCATCTCGGCATGGTGGTGCAGTGGGAGGACCGCTTTATGGAAGGGCGTCGAGCTCACACCTATCTGGGGCCAGTCCACAAGCCCGAAGCACTGGGTGATGGTGATGGAATTGTCGGCGAAGAAATCTATCCCGACTTCATTACTATTGCCAAAGGTTACGGCATAGCCGGGCAACGCGTTCGTGAAAAGAAAGATCTCGAAGCCGCGATTACTGAGATGATCAATTACGATGGTCCTTATCTCCTCGAAGTCATTTGTCCTTACCAGGAACATGTACTGCCAATGATTCCGGGCGGAAAAACTGTTCGCGATATTATTATCAAGTAG
- a CDS encoding DUF1559 family PulG-like putative transporter, whose amino-acid sequence MKTRSMKRAGFTLIELLVVIAIIAILAALLLPAVQRAREAARSTQCKNNLRQFGISMYTFADADPKGRLCTGTFDYNRDGCPDTYGFVADLVNQGSGSGTALRCPSSPFGVSEKFNELLGGDTSGTGKLGTTLAYRLSEGACVEFTTSGTGGASFSAARGEYIVRNFIEKGYATNYAASWYLGRTDIAGVPGDGTAVITTGSGGTNTWFPADGTCKGLGNAIGPLTIAKMDSADPPSSNIPLLGDSSPGDSGEAILTVELPGFVSSGDRLCEAANDGPAKIDDSGPDVDYLDNVVKASAAVNWYGQNGTTALGGDTYPSPNDFGSLIDGNTTPAVWNTTYGGDDGLLWLQDTRDWYAIHSGSVNLLMADGSVKTFKDLDNDHFFNPGFGMIGGTEEADGYTSNQIELPHFECFNGASLYTSFVNKTKFE is encoded by the coding sequence ATGAAGACTCGTTCCATGAAGCGTGCCGGCTTCACCCTGATCGAACTGTTGGTCGTCATCGCGATCATCGCCATCCTGGCAGCTCTGCTGCTTCCAGCGGTTCAACGTGCCCGCGAAGCGGCTCGTAGCACACAGTGCAAAAACAACTTGCGTCAGTTCGGAATTTCTATGTACACCTTCGCTGATGCTGACCCGAAAGGTCGACTCTGCACAGGTACCTTCGACTACAACCGAGATGGCTGCCCCGATACTTACGGTTTCGTCGCCGACCTTGTTAACCAGGGTTCCGGTTCTGGTACTGCTTTGCGTTGTCCTTCCAGCCCATTCGGCGTTTCTGAAAAGTTCAATGAACTGCTCGGTGGAGACACTTCAGGAACTGGTAAACTCGGAACAACTCTCGCCTACCGACTGTCTGAAGGTGCCTGTGTCGAATTCACAACTTCCGGTACTGGTGGAGCTTCTTTCTCTGCTGCTCGCGGTGAATACATCGTGCGCAACTTCATTGAAAAGGGATACGCCACAAACTACGCCGCATCTTGGTACCTCGGACGTACTGACATCGCTGGTGTTCCCGGTGACGGAACAGCTGTGATTACAACTGGCTCTGGTGGAACAAACACCTGGTTCCCAGCTGATGGGACCTGCAAAGGCCTGGGCAATGCGATTGGCCCTCTGACAATCGCAAAAATGGACTCTGCTGATCCTCCATCAAGCAACATTCCCCTGCTCGGAGATTCTTCTCCTGGTGACTCTGGTGAAGCGATCCTGACTGTCGAACTCCCAGGATTCGTTTCCTCTGGCGATCGCCTCTGCGAAGCAGCCAACGATGGTCCTGCTAAAATTGATGATTCTGGTCCAGATGTTGACTACCTCGACAATGTTGTTAAAGCATCTGCAGCTGTCAACTGGTATGGTCAGAACGGAACAACTGCTTTGGGCGGCGACACTTACCCTTCACCAAACGATTTCGGATCACTGATTGACGGAAATACTACTCCAGCGGTCTGGAACACCACTTATGGTGGAGACGATGGCCTGCTCTGGTTGCAAGACACTCGTGACTGGTACGCCATTCACAGCGGAAGTGTTAACCTCCTGATGGCTGATGGTTCTGTCAAAACATTCAAAGACCTGGATAATGACCACTTCTTCAACCCAGGTTTCGGCATGATTGGTGGAACAGAAGAAGCTGATGGTTACACTTCAAACCAGATCGAATTGCCTCACTTCGAATGCTTCAATGGAGCTTCTCTGTACACAAGCTTTGTCAATAAAACCAAATTCGAGTAA
- a CDS encoding DUF1365 domain-containing protein yields MPASCLYVGQVSHVRKRPVRNAFRYRLFMLYLDLEEIPKVFDRYWLWSTERRNVASFYCQDHLRTSRGSLLEDARELVEERLGFRPEGPVRLLTHLRYYGFMMNPVSFYFCYNLQQQPVAMIAEVNNTPWGEQHCYVMKWDSSTEQGIQKWEAEKEFHVSPFMEMQMRYRWEVREPGEKLLVNIANHDSEGLLFSAGMNLQREEINAGNLAKCLIKYPAMTAKVYAAIHWQALKLWSKGVKYVPHPE; encoded by the coding sequence ATGCCTGCGAGTTGTCTGTATGTTGGTCAGGTTTCACATGTTCGCAAACGACCGGTGCGGAATGCGTTTCGATATCGATTGTTCATGTTGTATCTCGATCTTGAAGAAATACCCAAGGTGTTCGATCGCTACTGGCTTTGGTCGACTGAGCGGAGAAATGTGGCTTCCTTTTATTGTCAGGATCATCTGCGGACATCGCGTGGAAGTTTGCTTGAAGACGCGAGAGAACTGGTCGAAGAGAGGCTTGGCTTTCGACCGGAGGGGCCTGTCCGGTTGCTGACTCATTTGCGGTACTACGGATTTATGATGAATCCGGTCAGCTTCTATTTCTGCTACAATCTGCAACAGCAACCTGTGGCGATGATTGCCGAAGTGAATAACACGCCCTGGGGTGAGCAGCATTGTTATGTGATGAAGTGGGATTCATCGACTGAGCAGGGAATCCAGAAATGGGAGGCCGAAAAAGAATTCCACGTTTCGCCGTTTATGGAAATGCAGATGCGATATCGCTGGGAAGTTCGGGAGCCTGGCGAGAAGCTACTCGTGAACATCGCAAATCACGATTCCGAAGGGCTATTGTTTTCAGCGGGAATGAATTTGCAGCGGGAAGAAATCAATGCGGGAAATCTGGCGAAGTGTCTGATCAAATACCCGGCCATGACAGCCAAGGTTTATGCCGCAATTCACTGGCAGGCATTGAAGTTGTGGTCGAAAGGCGTGAAGTATGTGCCTCATCCGGAGTGA